One region of Candidatus Limnocylindrales bacterium genomic DNA includes:
- a CDS encoding Spy/CpxP family protein refolding chaperone, which yields MSRRLRKVLWILPVVVLGFTSLAYSHFDPRGWGSRSRMFKWWERPEVVQRLKLTDQQINQIREIYSGETKKSIDLKAEFEKQHLELEQLLQQDPLDEDKIAKQIDNVQAARAALAKNQLLMRVKIAKVLSSDQRKQLDTIRKEMREQAMRRYSERGPRRSEGPRPPEEPHP from the coding sequence ATGAGTAGACGTTTAAGAAAAGTTCTGTGGATTTTGCCTGTTGTGGTACTAGGATTTACATCACTGGCTTATAGCCACTTTGACCCAAGGGGTTGGGGATCCAGATCCCGCATGTTTAAATGGTGGGAGCGTCCGGAGGTGGTTCAGCGATTGAAACTGACCGACCAGCAAATCAATCAAATTCGAGAGATTTATTCTGGAGAAACAAAGAAGTCGATCGATTTAAAGGCAGAGTTTGAAAAACAGCATTTAGAGCTTGAACAGCTTTTACAACAAGATCCTCTGGACGAGGACAAGATTGCCAAGCAGATCGATAATGTTCAGGCCGCCCGTGCTGCTTTAGCCAAAAATCAACTTCTTATGCGGGTTAAGATAGCCAAAGTCCTGTCTTCTGACCAGCGAAAGCAGTTAGATACCATAAGAAAGGAAATGCGGGAACAGGCTATGAGGAGATACTCAGAGAGGGGTCCCAGAAGGTCTGAAGGGCCTCGTCCTCCTGAAGAACCTCATCCATAA